The Diabrotica undecimpunctata isolate CICGRU chromosome 3, icDiaUnde3, whole genome shotgun sequence genome includes the window AAATACTCATTCGTTCTGTTCTCACGTTTTTCTACACTTCTTGCATTATGCTGGTATCTTGTCGTATCATTACGTGGCACATACAGAAAATGTATAGCTTTCTCAACTGTGGCTGGAGATGTAGCTAGAGAGATAATTGACGCTAGCCATGCAGAAGACGGAGTCCATAATCTTCAAGGGTCCAAGAGCGAGAGAGCATATCTCCTTGACTTCAGCAGAGAGAATCGCCCAATATGTAGCTTCTCcaattttataataacttttaaactgtttgtccttttctcgtgttgtgtaaatgtattagTTATTGTTTATGCCATTCACCaaattgttggatagcctaattttaacgaaatgcccctgaagatactgaaggagcgaaagtacttgagcaagatttaataaaaactgtgctcgatatttgccttttattcatttattcgagcattcaaccttatatcactttAAATATCCAACTATTTAGATATAACAGAAAATTTGGTATAATTGCGGAACACTCTGTACTTAGGTATAGGGAACTCTTATGAAACAATACCTTATTTTTTGCGGAAAATGCAATATAATACATTGTGTTCCGCAAGAAAAATTATAACTTTAATACGCCGCACTttattgggacaccctgtatattttaaaatgttttctcaACTTAAAAACTAttaatgtaaaattttttttgtcaaGAGCAAACGAACAAGACATACTAGATCTCCTGCGAAGCGATGAATTAAAAAGCATTACAGTTGgtcctaaaattaataaaaacaaggCAGAAGAAGTTCGGAGACATATTgatatggcaaaaaatgcgatgcGTTGCccaactaaagtttggaaagataGATCCATTTCTCAAAAaatcaagatgagactggtgaatgtACTTGTGCTCTCAAAATACTGGGCAGAAACTTACAACTTTTCGCGCACAAGAACGCCAAAAAAATGGATACCTTGAGATGTCGTGTTGGTGAAGAATCCTGCGCATATCTTGGAGGGCTCATTGGATAAACGTCACCCTTTTTAAcaaacttaaatataaaaaaaggcTGCCCATAACATATCTGCAGCGAATTCTACAGTTCTTTGGTTAGCAGAGGTGGCGATAATTTAGAGAGATTATTTCGGGAAACGTTTTGAGGAGTAAAGAACCATATAGTCCGACCAAATTCAGCGGGCCACTCATTCTGTGAAACTCTTAAAGCAGCTGCAGGTACAGTGCAATGgataaaatttgttaatattgaaggaaatcacgatcctcagttgtgtggaaacgacaagagagagagagagagaggtatGTTTTCGACAATGAATCTGTTAAAATATTCACAAGCTGAGCAAATGGACTATACTCAATTTACTATACAGTTGGGACTGGGATCAGTGAACAGAGTatatacaagaaaaaaaaatgttaatcaaTTACTAATCTCTGAAACCACAAattgtaaaaacaatatttatttgctAAAATATAGGACGCGTTTCGACATCACTGTCATCATCAGCTTGAACCGTAGGGGCTAAATGGACTTTAAAAGAAAAATGGCTAAGTTGCCAACGCCCTAGGAAATATTTAATTACCATTAGTGGGTTATTAAAAGGACTTAAAAAGTCCAATTGCTCTCCTATGGGTAACATTTTGGAGAGGGAGGTTAGGACCAGAGCTAGTAGCATGTCTCATGTCAccataaatattgtttttacaatTTATGGTTCCACTTAGAGATACTTTTCATTATGAAAAATAATGTTGATCAATTTTAATACAATCGATGACAGATATCACTTCTActcaaaacataattttttagGAGTCATCAAATATAacacaaaatatgtataaaatgcTTTATTATATAACATCAAAATAAGTATTTATGTCTTTGAATAATCTTTTACGGCTGTCTCTATTAAATTCTTAATAAGTGGAGTTCTCTCTTTTGATTCCTTAATGCATTGTTGAATTTCTTCTTGATTTAATGCACTGCCTCCTGGTTTATGAACGCAGCACAACTCTTCATCTTTAAAAACGATAGTTAAAATACCAGAACACAAACTTTCTTCTTCTAACGTAGGATCTTTCAGAATTACTTTGCTAAAAAATAtgcattttaaaattaataatagtcatgtttttatattaaaaGGTGATTAAGTGTCAACTTCTTACTAAATTTTAATTTCAACGTCcgcataaatttaaaatatacacaggatatatatatatatatatatatatatatatatatatatatatatatatatatatatatacacatcttcttcttcttcttctaatggcgctacaaccctttgtgagtcttggcctgcttaacaatgttcttccattctgccctgtcggatactttccttcgccactgcctgatgttcatatatatatatatatatatatatatatatatatatatatatatatatatatatatatatatatatacatacatattatatatattgaatacaaaaaaaaatttacccaTGACACACATGAGAATTTGCCCATGAGATCATGGGAATACAAACGTGGAAGAGGAAGACCGCCGAAAAGAATGATGAGGACATATAATATCAGAGAACATGGAAGAGCAAGATGGATGCTCAGGAAAGAGGGAAATGAACACAGGAGGAAGAGATTTGTGTCCAGTACTGGATGAATGAAGGGTTTTAGATAAATAGATAGTTGTTAAAGTGCAAGCAaaataaggaaagatatttaaaGGTTGTATAGATGATTCAAAAAGAAAACATGCTGTAAATGAGACacgtaaataaatataaatcccTTTTACAGGAAAAATTCGGAAGTAGATCCCTTTATTTTCCTTTGGAGTTATATGACTACGGGCCGTTTAAGACTCATTCCACCAAGGCCGATTCACTGATTTTGCTCATTTATCTTACAATATAatttcctacataattatatataatttccaatataattatatatatatatatatatatatatatatatatatatatatatatatatatatatatatatataccatgcggtccatatgtatggaataaattcatttttagcgatATTATCtattatctgaaaaaaacctgaaacaggtcgatttttattcttaaattgacaatttacagtatgaaaatattatccccttccagcaccccctttgaattataagcaccacctcgaaagttttaaataacaaagggggtcgtgtggcacctttttagaaagggattttagtcctctgttcagcaatataaacttttttgagtttgtgcaatcataactgagaaaattgatttttacaattaaattaaatgttcaacttgcccaccattattcacttcttgacaataaccgaggcgattttggcattctcgtacaacattttgtatgacctggaaggttattttgttagtttctatcgttatcctaacttttaaatcagcaatattgccgggtctattaaaatatactttagaaataatcaggtattttcgaatctgttctgctaaacattagggaaaaccctttaaagataataaaatattagtcaaaaaaccaaataaacaattgatatgaatctagtaggctgctgtcatttaggtatttaaagttactaaaagacgtcagtataatatttgtgcgcgtattaaatttaattatggctcatttgtccgagactcaaagaatagacattttaattatgattggttttggtaataaaacaagaactcaaaaggaggtatgtgaaatgtttaataataaataccctggtcaacaagtttcgcagtctacagttagaaaaattgaacagaagtttcgttatactggccatgtaaaaaatattgaaaaaccagatagaaatgttaaatttactgatgaaaaaaagttagatgttaTGATttgaggaaaatccgcataagacaactcgaaaacTGGCCGCCGTCAATGAagtaagtaaatcatctattttgagagttttgcataaagaaaaataccacccttacaaagttcagttggttcaggagttaaatgaagatgatcccgatagaaggcaagaattctgtgaaatgataatggacagaatgaacgcagatttgcagttcataaacaaaatagttttttctgatgaagcgacgtttcatttaaacggaacggttaacaaactcagagaaaatcctcacttggtgtgtgagactcacgcaatatcctaaaaagaattaacatttgggctggtatcattaacaataaaattaatggtccttatttttttgagggcacagttgatggtgaggtttatctagattttttgattaactttttagtgactacattacgaagattttttcctgatgtcaatcataaaaatgagatagatcgatctatttactaccaacaagacagagccatccgcattttgcacgtatagttataaattatttaaacgaagtttttcccaataggtcgattggaagacgtggaaagATCGAATGGCCGGCTACATCTCagatttgactcctctcgattacttcttatggggttatttaaaatctaaagtatattttaatagaccaaacagtattgctgatttaaaagttaggataacggaagaaattaacaaaataacccccgaggtcgtacaaaagGTTGTGCGAGAATTTCAAAATCGCCTCGGCTATTGTCAAAAAGTGAATGgtgtcattttgaacatttaatttaattgaaaattacattgaaaaatacattgtCACAGTGTCGAGtgactgaggagtaggcagattgagacctcagtgccgaaagacagttcttgcaatatagaacacgatactggtacgtctcgagtgaggggagtaggcagattgagaccccgaactcgaaccgaaccgtatcactcttgataatggctccaaaatgggtgccgaaacgtcgagtaataaattctcaacgcggttcttcccgagaactaagtaattttcattcatctgaccgcggaaatttatccgaacaactataatattgtatatatatacatatatatatatatatatatatatatatatatatatatatatatatatatatatatatatatatatatatatatatatatatatattgtatatatattgtaCAACTATAATATACTAAAGGGAAGATACTAGAAGGATACTAAATTACTCATAAttatttttcagaaaatattattcgttgtatttaataataaattacgcagtaacttatttcttgctatttaactgttcaataaaattttttctGGAGCATTTACTTTAATATCGCGTGATTATCCTAACCGTGCCTTACCTTTCTCGTTATCTTATTTTATATGCCGTAGGTTTCCCTGTACCTTTAAAAATATGGTGGTGCCCAATTACTTCCCTTCTCTTTATCTTCGAACatctcttctctttatcttcagtACTCCACTAACTAATTCTTTGTATTTGAGCTGcaaagaaccccgaccaagatacctctaccagactgaagcccgagcctagtgcCGTCTCTTGGGTAACCTCCACTCTGTCCATAAAGAGGGAACATTATGATAATCTCAGAATTAGTGAGGTGTCGACAGGTAATGTAAGGATTCTAATATACCTATTAACACCGCCGAATATAAGCTTGTGTTAGTATTATATTTACCATTTTTTAATACTTAACTTGTGAATCATATATTGATGCTGTTCACTCGCTGCTTTTTGGGGCATCGGTGTAAATTTGATATGAATTTGGTACTAATTCTTTTATATCTGCTTCAAACATTAAATTTCTTATTTGTTGTGGATATTTCGAGTAAACTCTAAGAAAATTTATCAGTATGTTCATCATTTCTCCAAAGTTATAGGTATAACTTAGATTTATTGATGTAGTATGAATACTTTCCATGTACTTATCCAATCTACAGCATTCTGCAATATAAGTGATTTATTTTTTCTCAGTATTTATTTGTTCAATCTTGTATGCTAATCGGTGAATTTTTCCAATTATATTTGACTCGTTATGAAGTACTTTAATCAAAAATTGAGTGCCTATTTTCTTTAGTTACCAATTTGTtggtaaacaaaaaagaattaaaatctACATTTGCCTAACAACGATAATTTAAAGCAGTCTGATAAATTTGCTAAATTCTGGCCATTTTTGGATTGTAAACCCAACAAAATCTTGTAAAATGTTTATGAAAGGTAAACCCTTACGGTTTCGTTTCAAAGTTTGATGGATCTGTccatagatatttattttattatttgcttATTTTGCTTACGCTGgtgtaaatataaataatattatgatGCAGGTCTTTTAGGAATGTGATCCGAGAACTGTACCTATTATAATATTACTTGGaggaataattattttaaacaattgaTTTTTTGTATGAACAATTGGtacattataaaaattttatatttattacctATTTTTGCGTTATAAGATACTTATACCATTTTTATATAACTGAATATCTCTTCGAAACAGTAAGGGTACAGTCTGTAACCCTCCagtagttatttaatttattactgACCAAAGTCTCTTAAGTGATCTAAATTCATTAATTAATGAATCCAAGAATTAATgattaatttgataaaaaaatttatatgtccCATAACTAAAATGCGAAAGAAGACATAATTGATTAAAGTAATATGTAGAAATCATTATCAAGGCTACCAATAACCATCTATTTAGATCTATCCCTTCTATCATAGATCCTTTTGTCATCCATTTTTGGAtgtaggcctctcccaactccttccatcgatctgTATCCTGAGCAATATTCTTCCAATTTGTTCTGGCTGTTCTTTTATGTCATCTATTCATcttatctgtggtcttcctcttggttgTCTTGGTAGCCTGCAAAGCTCCATTTGAGTGGCATCTATTTAGAACAGTAGtggtaaaaaaaaatagtaactgTTAACTCAATTATTGTCATATTGAAGATATGACCATTGGGATTTCAGAATTCAATTCTAATGTCATATTTTTAAGTTACCTTCTATTTCCAGGAttctgtaaattaaaatttacctTAAACAGTTATACTTACTCATCAAATATTGCAAAAGTAGTAGATACTGGGGTATTATATATTTCGATTTGCTTTCTGTCTTCTAAGTTTACTTGTATGTTGTCTAAAGCTGGATCATAATCAATAAATGGTAGTGTTACTGAAAGAATAAGAATTTATCATGTTTAAATCGGATTTAGAGTACAAAATTTCTAtgttatttactatattttcttTCTTAGTAAGTAATAATATATTCAACTTCAAAAGACAGTGCTAGAAGTTGAAGAAATGAACATATTATAAATAACATGGTATTGAATGATACAGTTTCAAATGGAAGATACATAGAGCATATTTTATATCAGCAACAGTGCTCTGGAATATATAAGAAttacaaattaaaacaaaattattgagTAAAACATATTCAAACATATCTATACTTACTAGTTTTAATTGCTCCTAAGAAACTAACTAGGCATGTATCAACTACTGATCCATCAAAATCTAGACAAACAAAATCCACATAAAGACACCAAACCAGCTTATCATTACATATACATAAATCTTTCAAGTTAATACATTTGGAATTATCTATGATCTCTGCTATGAGTTGTGTAAGAACTTGAGCTTGGTCACTGGGTGGTCCAGGCCTAAATTTTGAGGAACATAGAGGAGGCAATTCTAAATTTGGAACCAAGAATCCTTTGTCTGGTGCATCTGCTTTAGGTTTACAGAGTTCCTGAAAAAGTATAGTAAGGCATAAATGAATATATTCATAATATTGCTTCTATAATAGTTACAAATAATAAACAGCAGAAAATTTAGGTTTAAAAATAATAGGTactaaaaattattctaaaactgTTTCCTTTTTTCAGTTTCTGTCAAATGTATCATTGAAAGTAGTGGTACAAAGGTCTTATAACCAAGTGTCAGAGATTAGTGTGTCTCGCCTGAACTAAAAAGATCATTGGAAATAAATCTAATAAACTCTAAAATAAATTCTTGTTTTGTCTAGAAGCTGAAAAAACAAATAccaagtttattt containing:
- the LOC140437495 gene encoding exosome complex component RRP43-like, which encodes MAQQYKSLHPVKYYRDYLSHEIRPDGREFNKFRPILLNVGTIDTADGSAIAKVGNTTVVCSIKAELCKPKADAPDKGFLVPNLELPPLCSSKFRPGPPSDQAQVLTQLIAEIIDNSKCINLKDLCICNDKLVWCLYVDFVCLDFDGSVVDTCLVSFLGAIKTITLPFIDYDPALDNIQVNLEDRKQIEIYNTPVSTTFAIFDDKVILKDPTLEEESLCSGILTIVFKDEELCCVHKPGGSALNQEEIQQCIKESKERTPLIKNLIETAVKDYSKT